The following are encoded together in the Scytonema millei VB511283 genome:
- a CDS encoding WecB/TagA/CpsF family glycosyltransferase, producing the protein MKNTRQFTLNNRDLFSEQHQIQNQSFETLDLEFRVLKVYKKLDVIDSPVSALPFESQINLILEWATSKVSKFVCVANTHMLVEAYWHPEFATVLKNADLVTPDGMPLVWMLRLLGARTQNRVAGIDILLSLCKLAPLKDVSIFFLGSESPILEKMRERLTRDFPDLKIAGMEPLPFRPLTRAEDEALIERIHHSGAGIVLVALGCPKQEYWMQHHQDKIRAVTIGLGGAFPVYAGEQKRAPHWLRFGGGEWLYRLLQEPLRLSRRYGQTIPVFTLLALKQILLCYLSKSQG; encoded by the coding sequence ATGAAAAATACACGACAATTCACGCTAAATAATAGAGATTTATTTAGCGAACAACATCAAATTCAAAATCAATCCTTTGAGACTCTAGATTTAGAATTTAGAGTATTAAAAGTTTATAAAAAGCTTGACGTGATCGATTCACCTGTTAGTGCTTTACCGTTTGAATCCCAAATTAACTTAATCTTAGAGTGGGCAACGAGTAAAGTTAGTAAATTCGTTTGCGTGGCTAACACTCATATGCTAGTAGAAGCTTACTGGCATCCAGAGTTTGCCACAGTTTTGAAGAATGCAGACCTTGTGACTCCTGATGGAATGCCTTTAGTCTGGATGTTGAGGTTGTTGGGAGCGCGTACCCAAAATCGCGTTGCAGGAATAGATATTCTTTTATCTTTATGTAAACTCGCTCCTTTGAAGGATGTGAGCATATTTTTCTTAGGTTCTGAATCACCAATTTTAGAGAAAATGAGAGAGCGCTTGACGCGAGACTTTCCAGACTTAAAAATTGCTGGGATGGAGCCTTTGCCGTTTCGTCCACTCACGCGCGCAGAAGATGAAGCCTTGATTGAAAGAATTCATCACAGTGGAGCCGGGATCGTTTTGGTAGCTTTAGGCTGTCCGAAACAGGAATATTGGATGCAGCATCATCAAGATAAAATCCGAGCAGTAACGATCGGTTTGGGGGGAGCATTTCCTGTCTATGCAGGAGAGCAAAAAAGAGCGCCCCATTGGTTGCGTTTTGGTGGTGGTGAGTGGTTGTATCGGTTGCTGCAAGAACCACTGAGATTATCACGTCGATATGGTCAAACTATTCCAGTATTTACCTTGCTAGCTTTAAAGCAAATACTGCTATGTTACTTATCAAAATCTCAAGGTTGA
- a CDS encoding GumC family protein yields MRNVSSSHQSPAQIYSQQLQPQPQLYTTQPDDTNEGGLNVSWLLGAIRRRILTIIIGTTAVASVSVLLAAIGTPTYVAKFELLTEPVTAEDKVVSSKEEEKEEKDSPGLDETTLKVLQSPKLMSPITQKLQLYYPGSSTPQLNIKLLPNTNILEVSYKDPNFEKVQFVLDTVAEAYLKYSLEERQTDVNLGIQFVESQLPQLQRQVEILQQRLQGFRQRHGIVNSDTQGQQLSYQLDRIEQKRLEIQTQLSSSTTFYNNLYEKLRLQPDTAAAITELSESSHYLKLFNLLQDVETKIAAKSSRYKEDSPEFQSLLAQQQQLLQAVRKEERRIVGDRLPNGTADLIDTASPGSARLREIQKLTNAAKQIQSLKAQDYTLSKSENLLRQQAKQFPIIIRQKDDLERQLRIASDNLNHFLTKREALRIDAAQKQVPWQILTPPNEPQNTAPTVQRNLVLGTALGLLVSFGVALLVDKLNNVFYNSEEIKDKTKLLILGEIPSVKFERNGNLGQKTELSEFWEAFRSLYTNVSFLDINGTIRSLAIVSAAPEDGKSTIALYLAQTAAAMGKRVLLVDANLRTPAIHKMLNLSNSQGLSNAIAEGLNFQYAIQQVRNDSEEAEDREAFQEATAQGREISKDNLFILTAGSIPPNPSILLSSPQMQSLAEQLEQAFDLVIYDTSHLIGFADANLLARHVDASILTVNMGKTNCSALAKALEQLNFSATPVLGAVASGIQRQPNKLSFLSKRQYGVRLFALDRT; encoded by the coding sequence ATGAGAAATGTTAGCTCCTCTCATCAGTCGCCCGCTCAGATCTACAGCCAGCAACTTCAGCCTCAACCTCAGCTCTACACAACTCAACCTGATGACACCAATGAAGGTGGATTGAATGTCAGTTGGTTGCTAGGAGCAATTCGGCGCAGAATACTAACAATTATTATTGGCACAACCGCAGTTGCCAGTGTATCTGTATTACTAGCTGCGATCGGAACTCCAACTTATGTTGCTAAGTTCGAGCTGTTAACTGAACCCGTAACCGCTGAAGATAAAGTTGTATCTTCTAAAGAGGAAGAGAAAGAAGAAAAGGATTCTCCGGGGTTAGATGAGACAACTTTGAAGGTTTTACAAAGTCCGAAGTTGATGTCTCCCATTACTCAAAAACTACAATTATATTACCCTGGCAGCAGCACACCTCAATTGAACATCAAGCTGTTGCCCAACACAAATATTTTAGAAGTTAGCTATAAAGATCCTAATTTTGAAAAAGTTCAATTTGTCTTGGACACAGTAGCTGAGGCTTACTTAAAATACAGCCTAGAGGAACGTCAGACAGACGTTAATTTAGGAATTCAGTTTGTCGAATCTCAACTGCCACAGTTGCAGAGGCAAGTGGAAATTTTACAACAGCGCCTTCAGGGTTTTCGGCAACGACATGGTATTGTTAATTCCGACACTCAAGGTCAACAGCTCTCTTATCAGCTCGATCGAATTGAACAGAAGCGACTGGAGATCCAGACTCAGTTATCTAGCAGCACAACTTTTTACAATAATCTGTACGAGAAACTGCGATTGCAACCGGATACAGCGGCAGCAATTACCGAACTGAGCGAATCGTCTCACTATCTGAAGCTGTTCAACTTACTCCAAGATGTAGAAACTAAAATTGCGGCGAAATCGTCACGCTACAAAGAAGATAGTCCTGAATTTCAATCTCTGTTAGCTCAACAGCAGCAGTTGCTGCAAGCTGTTAGAAAAGAGGAACGGCGCATCGTGGGAGATCGATTGCCAAATGGAACGGCAGACTTAATAGATACAGCCTCTCCCGGTTCGGCTCGTTTAAGAGAAATTCAGAAATTGACTAATGCTGCTAAACAAATTCAGTCTTTAAAAGCGCAAGACTACACGCTCAGCAAGTCCGAGAACTTATTAAGACAACAAGCTAAACAATTTCCAATAATTATTCGCCAGAAAGATGACTTAGAGCGGCAGTTAAGAATTGCTTCCGATAACTTAAACCACTTTTTAACCAAGCGCGAAGCACTACGAATTGATGCCGCTCAAAAACAAGTGCCTTGGCAAATACTCACTCCTCCTAACGAACCTCAAAATACCGCACCTACCGTTCAGCGTAATTTAGTTCTAGGCACAGCTTTAGGTTTATTAGTCAGTTTTGGAGTTGCTCTGCTTGTAGATAAACTCAATAACGTTTTTTATAACTCAGAAGAAATTAAAGATAAAACTAAATTATTAATTTTAGGTGAAATTCCTAGCGTAAAGTTCGAGCGAAATGGCAATCTGGGGCAAAAAACTGAGTTATCTGAGTTCTGGGAGGCTTTCCGATCTCTTTACACGAACGTTTCTTTTCTCGATATTAATGGGACGATTCGTTCTCTAGCAATCGTCTCAGCCGCTCCCGAAGATGGTAAATCGACAATTGCATTGTATTTAGCCCAGACAGCAGCAGCAATGGGTAAAAGAGTTTTATTGGTAGACGCAAATTTGCGTACTCCTGCCATTCATAAAATGTTAAACTTATCCAACTCGCAAGGACTGAGCAATGCGATCGCCGAAGGTTTAAACTTTCAGTATGCGATCCAACAGGTGCGTAATGACTCTGAGGAAGCTGAGGATCGCGAAGCTTTTCAAGAGGCTACCGCACAGGGCAGAGAAATATCTAAGGATAATTTGTTTATCTTAACTGCTGGTTCAATCCCCCCCAATCCATCGATCCTGCTGTCATCACCGCAAATGCAAAGCTTGGCAGAGCAACTAGAACAAGCTTTCGATTTAGTGATATACGATACATCTCACTTAATTGGCTTTGCTGATGCAAATCTTTTAGCTAGGCATGTGGATGCTAGTATTTTGACTGTAAACATGGGCAAAACAAACTGTTCTGCTCTAGCGAAGGCATTAGAGCAGTTAAACTTCTCTGCCACACCAGTTTTAGGTGCAGTTGCTAGCGGTATTCAAAGACAGCCGAATAAACTAAGTTTTCTATCAAAGCGTCAGTATGGCGTTCGCTTGTTCGCGCTCGATCGCACCTGA
- a CDS encoding acyltransferase, with translation MAINHDVELGDRVSIFHPQLVNLYGCKIGDETKIGTFVEIQKNAVIGTRCKVSSHTFICEGVVIEDEVFIGHGVMFTNDLYPRATNEDSSLQTEADWSVIKTRVKRRASIGSNATILPGVTIGESAIVGAGAVVTCDVPDRATVVGVPARVVGSATNGRKLIDNGSKTNIRLRSNNSI, from the coding sequence ATGGCAATAAATCATGATGTAGAACTAGGCGATCGCGTGAGTATTTTTCATCCACAGTTAGTCAATCTTTACGGTTGCAAAATTGGGGATGAAACCAAAATCGGAACTTTTGTAGAAATTCAAAAAAATGCTGTTATTGGTACTAGATGTAAAGTATCGTCGCATACTTTTATCTGCGAGGGTGTGGTTATAGAAGACGAAGTATTTATCGGTCATGGAGTCATGTTCACCAACGACCTTTACCCTCGCGCCACCAACGAAGATAGCAGCCTGCAAACCGAAGCTGACTGGTCTGTCATTAAAACTAGAGTCAAGCGCCGTGCTTCTATTGGCAGCAATGCCACCATCCTGCCAGGAGTCACAATTGGAGAAAGTGCCATAGTTGGTGCTGGAGCAGTTGTGACTTGCGATGTTCCCGATCGCGCAACTGTAGTTGGAGTTCCCGCTCGGGTGGTCGGCAGTGCTACGAATGGACGCAAATTAATCGATAACGGCTCAAAAACAAATATTCGATTACGATCGAACAATTCAATTTAG
- a CDS encoding Gfo/Idh/MocA family protein yields MTNTRDRLTQNVDLSTYPERGNICSDEQNSAIHTINIGVIGYGYWGPNLVRTFADLPGAKVVAVSDFKIERLAKVQSRYPAVKVTTDSQDLLADPKIDAIAIATPVSTHYDLALAALQAGKHVLVEKPMTVSSEQAIRLIEEAQRRNLVLMVDHTFVYTGAVRKMQELVASKAIGDVYYYDSVRVNLGLFQHDVNVIWDLAVHDLSIMDYVLQAKPTAVSATGMSHIPGEPENIAYLTLFFDNSAIAHIHVNWLAPVKVRRTLLGGSQKMICYDDLEPSEKIKVYDKGITVNGSPENVYQMLVGYRTGDMWSPKLDMTEALQTEALHFVDCIQQGKRPITDGEAGLRVVRILEAATQSIKQQGQLVELSGAEVAV; encoded by the coding sequence ATGACAAATACTCGCGATCGCTTGACACAAAATGTCGATTTAAGTACTTACCCCGAGCGGGGAAATATTTGTTCGGATGAGCAAAATTCTGCAATTCATACAATTAATATTGGTGTCATAGGCTATGGCTATTGGGGTCCCAATTTAGTTCGTACCTTTGCCGATCTCCCAGGAGCAAAGGTCGTAGCCGTGAGCGATTTTAAAATAGAAAGGCTGGCTAAAGTACAATCGCGTTATCCAGCCGTGAAAGTGACGACAGATAGCCAAGACTTATTGGCAGATCCAAAAATCGATGCGATCGCGATCGCGACCCCAGTTTCGACTCATTACGATTTAGCTTTGGCAGCTTTGCAGGCTGGCAAACACGTACTCGTCGAAAAACCAATGACTGTTAGCTCCGAACAAGCCATCAGACTAATTGAGGAAGCTCAACGGCGAAATTTGGTACTGATGGTAGATCACACCTTTGTTTACACGGGTGCAGTCCGTAAGATGCAGGAACTCGTTGCCAGTAAAGCAATAGGCGACGTTTATTACTACGATTCTGTCCGGGTCAACTTGGGGCTATTCCAGCACGATGTAAATGTGATTTGGGATTTGGCAGTCCACGACCTCTCGATTATGGACTACGTGTTGCAAGCTAAGCCAACCGCTGTCTCGGCGACAGGAATGAGTCACATTCCTGGCGAACCAGAAAACATTGCCTACCTAACATTATTTTTCGATAACAGCGCGATCGCCCACATCCACGTAAATTGGCTAGCGCCAGTTAAAGTTCGTCGTACCCTGCTTGGGGGTAGTCAAAAAATGATCTGTTATGACGACCTGGAACCAAGTGAAAAGATTAAGGTGTACGACAAAGGAATTACAGTCAATGGCAGTCCTGAGAACGTTTACCAAATGTTAGTTGGCTATCGCACCGGAGATATGTGGTCGCCAAAGTTAGATATGACTGAAGCGTTGCAAACCGAGGCATTACACTTTGTTGATTGCATCCAGCAAGGCAAACGTCCAATTACCGATGGGGAAGCAGGACTGCGGGTTGTCAGAATTCTAGAGGCTGCTACCCAGTCCATCAAGCAGCAAGGTCAATTAGTTGAACTAAGCGGAGCGGAGGTAGCAGTATGA
- a CDS encoding DegT/DnrJ/EryC1/StrS family aminotransferase yields MIPFVDLKAQYLSIKDEIDSAVFKALESTQFVLGSEVVALEEEFAHYCNADYGIAVNTGTSALHLALLAVGIGAGDEVITVPFTFVATTAAICYTGATPVFVDIDPVSYTIDVTQIEAAITERTKAILPVHLYGQAADMEPILDIARRHGLVVIEDAAQAHRAEYKGRRVGSLGDIGCFSFYPGKNLGACGEGGMVVTNNPEYERKMRMLRDWGQEQKYHHLLKGYNYRMDGIQGAILRVKLRHLDQWTEARRTHATQYDKLLTSSEVTTPTVMPYSYHVYHVYAVRSPRRDWLQQILHRQGIQTGIHYPIPVHLQPAYAELGYQSGDFPHAERAAREVLSLPMYAELSLNQLEVVSAVVRENLPCMNWQKVG; encoded by the coding sequence ATGATCCCATTCGTAGACCTAAAAGCGCAGTATTTGAGTATCAAAGACGAAATTGATTCTGCCGTTTTCAAAGCTTTAGAAAGTACGCAATTTGTGCTAGGCAGCGAAGTTGTTGCTTTAGAAGAAGAGTTCGCTCATTACTGTAATGCCGATTATGGCATTGCTGTCAATACAGGAACTAGCGCTCTCCACTTAGCATTATTAGCCGTTGGAATTGGTGCGGGTGACGAAGTGATTACCGTTCCTTTCACTTTTGTTGCCACCACAGCCGCAATTTGTTACACCGGAGCCACTCCGGTTTTTGTCGATATCGATCCAGTGTCATATACGATTGACGTGACGCAGATTGAGGCAGCAATTACCGAGCGGACAAAAGCAATCCTGCCAGTGCATCTGTACGGTCAAGCAGCCGACATGGAACCGATTCTCGACATCGCTCGCCGTCACGGTCTCGTGGTGATTGAAGATGCGGCACAGGCACACAGAGCCGAGTACAAAGGACGGCGAGTTGGTAGTCTTGGCGACATTGGTTGTTTCAGCTTTTATCCCGGCAAGAACTTAGGGGCGTGTGGTGAAGGTGGTATGGTCGTCACCAATAATCCCGAGTACGAGCGCAAAATGCGGATGCTGCGCGATTGGGGACAAGAACAGAAATACCATCACCTGCTCAAAGGCTATAACTACCGGATGGATGGCATCCAAGGAGCAATCTTACGGGTGAAGTTACGCCATTTAGACCAATGGACTGAGGCAAGAAGAACACATGCCACACAGTATGACAAGTTACTGACAAGTTCGGAGGTGACAACTCCTACTGTTATGCCCTACAGCTATCATGTTTACCATGTCTACGCCGTGCGATCGCCCCGACGAGATTGGTTGCAACAGATACTACACAGGCAGGGGATTCAAACAGGCATTCACTACCCCATTCCCGTACACCTGCAACCAGCTTACGCCGAATTAGGATATCAGTCGGGAGATTTTCCCCACGCCGAACGAGCAGCAAGGGAAGTCCTTTCTTTACCTATGTATGCCGAACTTTCTCTCAACCAATTAGAAGTTGTAAGTGCTGTAGTACGCGAGAATCTTCCATGTATGAATTGGCAAAAAGTAGGGTAG
- a CDS encoding acyltransferase — MYELAKSRVVTATHGSQELKPDPEFEVGMAKHLRHQYSNDQLLELYNRFTIGEGDFDLLMRRIIWRTMARRFGHGVRIGSGVGFKHLETFEIGDRVFIGSQSYIQGRFDGRCAIGNYVWIGPQSYFDARDLIVEDYVGWGPGAKVLGSTHTAFPVDVPIIQTDLEIKSVKVESGADIGMNAVILPGVTIGKGSIVGAGAVVTKDVPPFAVVAGVPARFLRWREGYEPSQSN; from the coding sequence ATGTATGAATTGGCAAAAAGTAGGGTAGTCACAGCTACACACGGCTCCCAAGAGCTGAAACCAGACCCAGAGTTTGAAGTGGGGATGGCAAAACATTTGCGCCATCAGTACAGCAATGACCAATTACTTGAATTGTACAATCGCTTCACGATTGGCGAGGGTGATTTTGACTTGTTAATGCGGCGAATTATTTGGCGTACAATGGCACGTCGATTCGGTCATGGCGTTCGGATTGGTAGTGGTGTTGGCTTCAAACATTTAGAAACATTTGAGATTGGCGATCGCGTTTTCATTGGTTCGCAGAGCTACATTCAAGGACGCTTTGATGGCAGGTGCGCGATCGGTAACTACGTTTGGATCGGTCCGCAGAGTTACTTCGATGCGCGTGATTTGATCGTTGAGGATTATGTGGGATGGGGACCAGGAGCAAAAGTACTTGGTTCAACACATACCGCATTTCCAGTAGATGTTCCGATTATTCAAACCGACCTGGAAATTAAATCGGTAAAAGTAGAATCAGGAGCTGATATAGGGATGAATGCCGTCATTCTTCCTGGGGTAACGATTGGTAAAGGTAGTATTGTTGGTGCTGGAGCCGTTGTCACCAAAGATGTACCACCATTTGCCGTCGTTGCTGGCGTTCCTGCTCGGTTTTTACGCTGGCGAGAAGGATATGAGCCATCACAGAGCAATTAA
- a CDS encoding SDR family NAD(P)-dependent oxidoreductase, with amino-acid sequence MQNKRVLITGGAGLVGSHIADLLVKEEVAEIIVLDDFTRGQRQNLALAQERGHLVIVEGDIRDRQLLADIMQGVDIVFHQAAIRITQCAQEPRLAMEVLANGTFNVLEAAVNAGVKKVVAASSASIYGMAEEFPTTESHHPYNNRTIYGAAKTFNEGLLRSFYDMYGLDYVALRYFNVYGPRMDIYGVYTEVLIRWMDRIAAGQPPLIFGDGKQTMDFVYIEDIARANILAAQADVTDEVFNIASGVESSLNDLAYSLARVMGSDLQPEYGAERKVNPVQRRLADPSKARELLGFEAQVSLEEGLCQLVKWWREQKLAKETSNV; translated from the coding sequence ATGCAAAATAAACGTGTATTAATTACGGGTGGTGCTGGGTTAGTTGGCTCCCACATTGCCGATTTGTTAGTTAAAGAAGAAGTTGCTGAAATTATAGTTTTGGATGACTTTACCCGTGGACAGCGCCAAAACTTAGCTCTAGCACAAGAACGCGGACATTTAGTCATTGTCGAAGGTGACATCCGCGATCGCCAACTCCTCGCCGATATCATGCAAGGTGTGGATATCGTCTTCCACCAAGCAGCGATCCGCATCACTCAATGCGCTCAAGAACCCCGCCTAGCAATGGAAGTTCTAGCTAATGGGACTTTCAACGTCTTAGAGGCGGCGGTGAATGCTGGGGTGAAAAAGGTAGTCGCCGCCTCCTCCGCCTCAATCTACGGCATGGCAGAGGAGTTCCCTACCACAGAATCGCACCATCCCTACAACAACCGCACGATTTACGGTGCAGCTAAGACATTTAACGAAGGACTGTTACGCAGCTTCTATGACATGTACGGGTTGGACTACGTAGCCTTACGCTACTTCAACGTTTACGGTCCGCGCATGGATATTTATGGCGTTTACACCGAAGTCCTGATCCGCTGGATGGATCGCATAGCCGCAGGTCAACCGCCACTGATTTTCGGTGATGGCAAGCAAACAATGGATTTCGTCTATATCGAAGATATCGCCAGGGCAAACATTCTCGCCGCTCAAGCCGACGTGACGGACGAAGTGTTTAACATTGCTAGTGGTGTAGAAAGCAGTTTGAACGACCTAGCCTACAGTTTGGCTAGGGTGATGGGGTCAGATTTGCAGCCAGAGTATGGTGCAGAACGCAAAGTTAACCCCGTGCAGCGGCGACTAGCAGATCCGAGCAAAGCCAGAGAATTGCTGGGTTTTGAGGCACAGGTTTCACTAGAAGAGGGGTTGTGTCAGCTTGTCAAATGGTGGCGCGAACAAAAGCTGGCAAAGGAAACAAGCAATGTCTGA
- a CDS encoding DegT/DnrJ/EryC1/StrS family aminotransferase, whose amino-acid sequence MSEQRHIPISKPWMGEAEADAAKRAIMSGWVTQGPEVTAFEQEFAAYVGANYACAVSNCTTALHLALLAVGVKPGDEVITVSHSYIATANSIRYCGAIPVFVDIEPHTYNINPTLIEAAIGNRTRAILVVHQMGMPCDLKAILDVARRYNLPVIEDAACAIGSEILWDGEWEKIGKPHGDIACFSFHPRKVITTGDGGMLTTSNPEWDRQFRLWRQHGMSVPDTVRHGAKQVIFESYPMLGYNYRMTDIQAAVGREQLKRLLEIVARRRLLAERYQDQLSDVPGLKLPTEPNWAKSNWQSYCVRLPEQCDQVQVMQAMLDAGISTRRGIMCAHREEAYQIEAWSCGIALAECQHELGRCDRLPESELAQERSILLPLFHQITEKEQDYVSKIFAANVKLIA is encoded by the coding sequence ATGTCTGAACAGAGGCACATCCCGATCTCCAAACCTTGGATGGGTGAAGCCGAGGCAGATGCCGCTAAGCGAGCAATCATGTCCGGCTGGGTAACGCAAGGACCCGAAGTCACCGCCTTCGAGCAGGAGTTTGCCGCTTACGTAGGAGCAAACTATGCTTGTGCAGTGTCTAATTGCACCACGGCGTTGCATTTAGCTTTATTAGCTGTTGGCGTAAAACCTGGGGATGAGGTAATTACCGTCAGTCACTCCTATATTGCCACTGCCAATAGTATTCGCTATTGCGGTGCGATCCCCGTATTTGTGGATATCGAACCGCACACTTACAATATCAATCCCACTTTGATTGAAGCCGCGATCGGCAATCGCACCCGCGCGATTCTCGTCGTCCACCAAATGGGAATGCCTTGCGACCTCAAAGCGATTTTGGACGTTGCCCGTCGCTACAATTTGCCAGTCATCGAAGATGCGGCTTGTGCAATTGGCAGTGAAATTCTCTGGGATGGGGAGTGGGAAAAGATCGGCAAACCCCACGGCGATATTGCCTGCTTTTCCTTCCATCCCCGTAAGGTAATTACGACTGGTGATGGTGGAATGCTAACCACCAGCAATCCTGAATGGGATCGGCAGTTTCGTCTGTGGCGACAACACGGGATGAGCGTCCCCGATACTGTACGCCACGGTGCGAAACAAGTGATTTTCGAGTCCTACCCGATGTTGGGCTACAACTACCGAATGACTGATATCCAAGCGGCAGTGGGACGGGAACAACTCAAACGCCTACTAGAAATTGTGGCACGTCGCCGTTTATTAGCAGAGCGATACCAAGACCAGCTCTCAGACGTGCCTGGATTAAAATTGCCCACCGAGCCAAATTGGGCAAAAAGTAACTGGCAGAGCTATTGCGTCCGCTTACCGGAGCAGTGCGACCAGGTGCAGGTCATGCAGGCGATGTTGGATGCGGGTATTTCCACGCGACGCGGGATCATGTGCGCCCATCGCGAAGAGGCATATCAAATTGAGGCTTGGTCATGTGGAATTGCTCTGGCAGAGTGTCAGCATGAACTCGGAAGGTGCGATCGATTGCCTGAGAGCGAACTAGCACAAGAACGGTCTATTTTATTACCCCTCTTTCACCAAATCACTGAAAAAGAACAAGATTACGTCAGCAAGATTTTTGCAGCCAATGTGAAATTAATCGCATGA